The following DNA comes from Planctomycetia bacterium.
AACGGCTGGCGCCGATGTTGATGACGGCGCTCACCGCGGGGATCGCGTTGATCCCGCTGGTGTTGGCCGCCGGCGAGCCGGGCAAGGAAATCCTCTATCCCGTGGCGACCGTCATTCTCGGCGGCTTGATCAGTTCGACGCTGCTGGACTTCTTCGTCCACCCGGCCTTGTTCTGGTGCTTCGGCCGGCGCGACGCCGAGCACCAGTTGTCGCACCAGGAAGTCGATCCGCTGTCGACCGATTTCGTTCTTTCTCACCACGGCAGCTCCGCGAGCGCATCGCCGGCTGTCAATCCGCAACCAGCACATTAGCGAAGGTGATCCAGCATGCGAAACATCTTTAGTAACAAATCAAGCCGCACGCTTGGCGCCTGCGTGGCGACATTCTCGATCGCCATCGCCATCTCGCTGTCCGGCTGCAATCAACAACCGGCACAGGTTGCGCCGGCCCCGCAGAAAGGTCCAACGGAGGAGGCGCACGAACATGGCGCCCATGGCCAGCACGATGGCGACATCGTCGAACTCGGCGGCGGCGAGTACCACGCCGAAGTGGTTCACAATCACGATGCTCAGATGGTCACGGTTTATCTGTTCGACGAATTCTTGAAGAAGGCGACGCCGGTCGCCACGGAGTCCATCACCATCAATCTCACGGTCGACGGCAAGCCGAGCCAGTTCAAGTTGCCGGCAGCGCCCGACGCAAGCGATCCGGCCGGGACTTCGGCGCGCTACGAGCTGAAAGATGCAGCGCTATGCGACGCACTCGACGCCGCGGGAGTGGATGCCCGACTGAGCGTGATGATCCAAGGCCAGGCGTTCACGGGAACCATCGATCACGGCGGACATGATCATGAACATGATCACGACGAGGAAGGTCACAAGCATTGACTATCGATCGCAGCGAGCCTATTGCGGGAGAACGGGCGCTTCGGGAACGAGCAAGCTATTGACCTTCGAGTATTCTTTGCGTCGTGCCGCGTACTTGATCATGTATTCCGCCTTGGGATCGAAGGCGCGCGAACCGTCGACGCTCTGCGTATAGGCGCCGAGGGAGATATTCTGCATGAAGCCCAGCATCTGGCGGTCCGGCGCCAGTCCGATCACCATTCGTTTCTCCGGGTCAAAGCCGCCGAAGAGGAATTCCCGTCCGAGCGGCGCTGTGTGCAGCGTCATCGAGGTGAAGCAGACCAGCACCCAGCCGGTCCAGATACCGAAGAAGGCGCCGCCGGCGACGTCGAGCGGGCGAATGAAACGGACCTTGGTCTTAGAGATGAAGTCGGTGAGGCCGCGCAGAATCGTCAGCGAAATGGCGAACAGAAACCAGAGCGAAATGAAGTCGACCATGTAAGTGGCCCGACGCAGTGGCCCCACAGTCTCCAACCAGTTGGCGATCGGTTCCCAGAAATTGATGGTGATCAAGGCCGCGGTGGTCACATTCACCAATGCGATCGAGGCAGTCCACATGCCCTGCGGCATCAGCATGGCCAGCGTGGCAAACATCAGAATGACGGCGAGCAGAATCATCATGGCGAGGACAACCGACGGTGAGAATAACCAAAAAACAGTTCCACCTGAAACCGATGCGCTAGGCGGGCCCCTTTTCCGTGAGCACCCGGCGCAGTTCCTCCAGTGACGTGATACCACGGGCGACGAGGTGAATCCCCTCGGCCTGGAACGACTTCATGCCGGCTTTGCGGGCCTCGGCGCGAATCACGTCAATTCGCGGCGTCTTCACGATGGCTTCGCGGACGGCCTCATTTGGCGCCAGCAACTCGAAGATTGCGTGGCGTCCG
Coding sequences within:
- a CDS encoding CvpA family protein, encoding MMILLAVILMFATLAMLMPQGMWTASIALVNVTTAALITINFWEPIANWLETVGPLRRATYMVDFISLWFLFAISLTILRGLTDFISKTKVRFIRPLDVAGGAFFGIWTGWVLVCFTSMTLHTAPLGREFLFGGFDPEKRMVIGLAPDRQMLGFMQNISLGAYTQSVDGSRAFDPKAEYMIKYAARRKEYSKVNSLLVPEAPVLPQ